The window aatttcgaATGTGCTATTTTTACGTGTGGTCTTTTGTCGACTGGCCTGGCTACAGTCTGAAATTCCATTTAGGCTACTACTGATGGTGCCAAAGAATCAGATTTGGAAGAGGAATTGGACAAGGTAGAATATTCTACCGAGAAGAACTCATAAGGCAAAAATCCAAATGtgaatttcagttgaaaaagaTACCTGAAGACCATGAAACATCCCAGGAATGCAGCAGTGAGAAGCACAAGAGCAAATTCCGTTTTCCCAAAATCGAACTCAAAAAATTCGATGGAAATGTCGAAAATTGTATTGGATTCTGGGGACAGTTTCGAAAAATCCATGACGACAAGGGAATCGATATCGAAGAGGTTCGCATTGTCTGAGATGTAATAAGGAAGAATTTAGGAAAAGCATTAGTTGACTATGAAGAATTGCTTACCGTTTTATGAGACTGTAAAGCTATTATCAACAGTATACCCTTAACCTCTTCGTCCGTTGATCAAAATTATCTGAGTCCTTTAACTTCTTCAATGTTTATTAATGACTTTACCAACAGTGACATACCTCAATGTGATAAGATAGATAGAGGATCTATCCAACGAGGTTAACAGTAAACCAAACTGGTccaccaaaaatgaaaattcctgAAGATGAAGAGATGAATCCAGAGGAAAACCGAAGGAATGGACATGAAgaggaaaaaatcataataatttttcatgaaaagaattgaaattctGTGTCCCGATTCGGTGTTCAATTCTTATATCCCCACCACAATTTATATATAAACGACAACCGAGTAGTTACTACCAACAGTCAACATCAGATTTGTTTGTGAAGTTCCCTTGGCTATATAAACGTTTAGTTCTTATCAAAACTGTTTGTGAATTTGTGTTCTTCGTGTAGTATATCACAACCGAGATTATAACTCAAGATGTATTTGgtagattttcaaggtttccaATACAAAAAAGGTGACTACATTTTTCGGGAGGTCTGCATAATGAACTTGATCACAGAATCCcgatttgaaatttcatcacGTTAGCTTTATAATTTTATTCTATGGTTCagcatattcattttgaaaatttaattttctgtcCTTCATTTTCCAGGTTTAAGGAGATCCGGGAGAATAAGGAATTCCCCAGAAAGATGAGGGTATCCCGAACATTACATAAAGAAAGTAAGTAAATTTTTAGTTACATTAGCAATCATCAtatctatttgaaattttccGTTACGAATTCCAATCAATattgatcaattatttcatcaatgctAGTTCAAATAAGATTTCAAGTGCTTGCTTCCTGTTCAGAggaatatacaaaatcatttaCAATACAAAGTACTGAATGTTTTACCTGAAGTATTCTTGATCTGCTCTAGGATTTCCAGGTCTTTTTCATCAAACGGCTCGGTCATCTTGTATCTAAAACTGCTAAGTTCCCTTGTGTGCGTTCTTCACGGAGAAACGATCTAAATATGCAGCAAGGGTGTGAACCAGATATCCCTTAGATCGAAGGTTGATACTAAGGCGTCTTTTGCCTTGAGAAGTTGATTGTGGTGTTGAACACCGCTAGTTGTCATGTATAAATATACATCGAAGTACTCCTTCAACTCTTGTATAGGTGACAATAAATCGATCATCATGAAGTTTCCGCCATCGCGCAAAATTTCTCTGGCAGTAGAGCATTGCATAACGAAGCGGGATAGATTGAGTTCATCAACCGATGTTACGTTACGACCAAGCCGGTATTTTGCAGACAGTAGATGGATGGAAATTGTGGTGATGGTTGCAATTTCTTGATTGCACAAATATCGGAGAATCAGAAAGACACTCCGCATAAACTTCACCATTCACATAGTACAGATGCACCCCTTTGCCTATATGTCGCCTAGTGTTCTCAATAGTAGAGTTACGATTAACGTTGCTCAACTGGCCAAGACAGAATCTGTCGGAATTGTTGCTAGGGTTTGTGAATCCATCCACTATAACTGAGGTGGAATGACAATGGAATACCTCACCTACCCGACTATTCAACTCGTAGTAAGCTATGGAGGCCCAGAATGGTTGTTCTTGATAAGCCACTGGTTGGACATCATTGGCTAAACTTTGTTCAGGATTCTGATTGTTGTTTGGATTTACATTATTTTCATCTGTAGGACTATAAGCAGGAGGAGGGGTTTCTGCAAGATTGGCATATGGTGATTGGGGATTAGATGAAACACTTCCGGGTGATGACACATTAGACAACGGCGAACTAGGGCTCATTTGATTGGAATTGAAACCATTTTGAGAATAGCTCACGTTTTGGGGCATATTCGGCTCAACAAGTTGTTGGAATGGAAGTAATGAATGACCGGGTACAAAGTCATTGTGTCTTGGAACCAAAACAGGCGGTAAAACTGGGCTTTCCACTCTCTTATAATGATAAGGATTGATGCAGACTTCCTTGTGTTTGGCAGAGAATGGATATTGACAATGTTCCAATGGCTTTAACTCATGGTGACTTTGCAGATCGGGCCATCTCCACACTTTACAATAAATAACGTGGGGTAATCCTTTACGATGGGAAACTTGTGACACATTTACTTGGTGTTCCAGGACATGATAAGGCACGTTCTAATTCCTCAattgcacctttttttttttttagttttttcactAAACTATCAACTGCCTTTTCAGCCCATTTTTCCTCTTCATCTCCCTGTTTCCAGCCAAGGAGTTTCTTGACTGCAGGACTTGTGAATGAAAACAGGCTGTTTAGGGTTGATAATGGACCACTGCTAGAAGACTCTCCTTCCTCTATGTCCATATTAACCCTGAAagagaaatatattattatacaataattcttttcatcaaaaaaagtaTCTATTCAAATACTGGCGAGTTGTGGTATCTATCAACATGCTAGTTCAAATAAGATTTCAAGTGCTTGCTTCCTGTTTAGAggaatatacaaaatcatttaCAATACAAAGTACTGAATGTTTTACCTGAAGTATTCTTGATCTGCTCTAGGATTTCCAGGTCTTTTTCATCAAACGGCTCGGTCATCTTGTATCTAAAACTGCTAAGTTCCCTTGTGTGCGTTCTTCACGGAGAAACGATCTAAATATGCAGCAAGGGTGTGAACCAGATATCCCTTAGATCGAAGGTTGATACTAAGGCGTCTTTTGCCTTGAGAAGTTGATTGTGGTGTTGAACACTGCTAGTTGTCATGTATAAATATACATCGAAGTACTCCTTCAACTCTTGTATAGGTGACAATAAATCGATCATCATGAAGTTTCCGCCATCGCGCAAAATTTCTCTGGCAGTAGAGCATTGCATAACGAAGCGGGATAGATTGAGTTCATCAACCGATGTTACGGTACGACCAAGTTCTAGTGGATCTTGAACGCAAATTGGGCGTTTGGTAGTAAACTGTTTCAACTCTTTCAATTGTCTAGTATGGCGGTGGAAACGTTTCTGGCAAAGATTATGATCCTCTAAAAAGACTTGGAAAATTGGTTTTCTAAAATAAGGACAAATGACATATGAATCTTATGTACAGAGTCCTTTTATTGAATGATCATTCTTCTTTAGGAGAAGGTTCTTTCGGGTCATCACTATTCGTTTTTAACTCTGTTCTGGGGGACTCTGGAAGAGGCTCTTCTTTGGGctcatttattacaattttgtcAGGCAGAGGGTTTTTAGGTCCAATTTTGCCTGTGGCATCGTGAGGCAACATTATTTTTATCTTGATACCAACGACCAATCGTACAGGAAGTCCTCATAATAACTAAAGAAACCGAAAAGAAGGCTGAACATtgattttgagtgtatttcttttattttatcaGATGTTTCCTCTATGTGTGCAAAGTTCATGTTCCATATAATAGTAGGGTTTGTGGGAACTGTATTTTCTTGTAATTCATAAACACTGGGGAAGGAATGTTCGTGCTGAAGGTAGAAAATGAAGATCATCGTCAAAGAATACTTGGATAAACCTCGCTCTTTACAAGTCAATTCGTGTAGTTGAGCCCAGTATTTTATCACTAGCATCACGGATCTCAACTTGTTGTctactgataaataattttttatcaactGGTCATTTTCAACTCCACTCAAAAAGCTGAAATTCATATCACACATCAAcccatttttattttgaaacaacaatatcaataaattattgcaCTTTCAATTATTCAGATTCTTCTTCTGCTTTTCTTCGGCAACCTTCTTCTGTGGCAACGAATTGTAACAAATCAACAGCAGTGATTATACCAAGTGCTTCGTTTTTGTCTACAACAACCACAAATGATTCCCTTTCCAACGTTCTTGAAACAACTCCCAAAGTTCCAGAGCTAGATATTTTGGAGAAAATTGTCTCAACTATAGTTGATATTTCATCACTTGCAGTTATTTTCTTTGCTATAAGTTTATTTAGTAAATTCTGCATAGTCACCACACCTACGAGAGAACCATCATTGTCAACAATTGGTATTTGATCTATTCCACTtagtttcatcattttcaacacTTTGAAACACTGGATACACTGTTTAGCTGTTGTCAGAGGTTGCATTGTGATTTCTGTAACAGCAGTATCCCACCACGAATGATTTTGTGTATTAACAGGTTCTTGTAAATTTTTTGACTCCATCCAATGATCAGAAACAAACTTTGTGATGTAATTTCTTATACTATCAGGTAACAGAACTACAACACGTTGatttttcttcaagtttttgGCAGCTTTGAGAGCACCAGCAACAACTGCACCACTGCTTCCTCCAGATAGAAGACCTTCCTCCTTAATGAGTCTACGAGCCATTGGCAGAGATTCTTGATCGTTAATTTTAACCCACTCATCAACAACATTACGGTCCAAAACAGTTGGTATGAAATCATAGCCAATTCCTTCTACTTCGTAAAAATCAGTTTCTGTTTTATTAACTTCTTCAGGCAGTGCTAAAATGGAACCTTCAGGATCAACACCTACAACGATTGTGTTTGGTGatttttctttgatctttcttccAATTCCTGTCATGGTGCCACCTGTACCAGTACCAAGTACAATCATATCGATTTTACCATCACattgatccaatatttcctcAGCAGTTGTATCATAATGCGCCAAAGGATTTCCAGGATTACTGTATTGGTCGAGAATAATAGAGTTGGGAATTTCATTCTTCAGTCTGTTAGTTACGCCAAATAGTCCTTCAGGTGAATCGGAACTAGCTGAGATAGGAGTTCTGACCACTTCGGCACCAAGAGCGTTAAGAACATAGAACATAGAACGATTGAATTATCGAGCAGGTGCAGACGTCTTCTCTGTGTTTGATATTTAACGAGAGTTGTTTCATAGatcgattgtttttttttcggcagaatttttgaaaattggggCTATTACAGTCAACCGCAGGAGTTTGCCATATCGTTGCAATTTACCAGCTAGTTTTCCGGGAAAAATCGTGAGAAAATCTATAGAAACTAAAAACAATAACAACGGAACGGAGTACATCTGTGATGAGATAAGGAGTGAATCAGTTTCATTAAGGTATTCCACACACTGCAGCGTTTGTATCGAATACGTTTATCGGTATAAAAGGTATAGCATTCTTCTGAAAAATGAACGAATTGGAGGCAAAAGTTCAGAAAATCCATGATGACATCCTGAGTAACCGAAGGGAAATTAGAAATTGTATCGAGGCAAGTGAAGCTCGAATTCTGCTGAAATTTGAAGAGATGAGAAAGCGGTTACTGTTGTTGGAAAGAGAGAACTGTGAACTCAGAGAGGAAGTTGAGGGCCTTAAGAGAAAGCAaaataagaagaatattttgatttttgggCTGAATAAAAAGGAGGATGAAATAACACCACAAAGCGTGTGTGATGACCTGAGTGTGTTGATTGGTGTTCAGTTAAAGGAAAGTGATATCGGAGACGTATACCCACTGGGAAGGGCAGTAGGTTGTCCAATAAAGGTTGAGCTCAATTCATATCCCAAAAAAAGGGAAGTCCTAAACAATTGCCATAAGCTGCgcggaaaaaaaattgcaatagcGCACGACCTGACTGCTGTCCAAAGAAGGGAAAATAATATACTGAGAAAACATCTTTTGAGGATCAAGCAGGAAGGAAATCACACAAAGTGCGTCATTAGGGGAAACAAACTTTTAGTGGATGGAACTCTGTATGGAATTGAAGAACTCGAGGTAGAAGAAACCCCTAAAGACAAGCCAAGCAGTGCACCCTCAACCCCGTTACCAGCGTATAGGCTGTCAAGGGCAGATCCAGTGTTGTCTGATCAGCAAGAGGACAGTGGAACCCCAAATATTTcaccagtaaatattaagatcGATCGAGCAGAAAAGCCGGCACAGTTGGATATTATCAGAAAGCCGAGAACCCGATCAGACCACAAGAACTAGAATATAGGGGTGAGAACtagttatttcattaatttttgtttttttgtttttctgattgGTTCGTAGGAAGCAGAgctaaggttttttttttttttttttttttgtcactttttgggaatatttttgttgttttttgggGAAAAATTGGCAAAGATCAAGTTTTAAATGCTGGAATTGGTGAGAGACTGCAATTATGAACCGGTAAATACGATCGAGTTGTGCAACATAATGGAGTTGAATAAGATCATGAATGAAAGGCGGATGAATCAAAACTTTCTGAAAGTATTTCACCAAAATATACGAAGCATTGCtcaaaattttgatgaaatcatGATATTCCTAGATCAACTGGACACCCAGTTTGATGTGATTGTGCTAACAGAAACATTCCAGGGAATGGATTACCGTGAAAGGTTTAGCATACAGGGATATCGAATGTTGTATAATGAAGGTGATTTCAATAGGAATGACGGGGTAATCGTTTATTTGAAGGAGGACATTTATTGCAAACACGCCCTAGTCCAGATTGCCGAGAGTCGGGCCGTACAGGCAGAAATCAAGTTTGGGAATAAATCAACTATGGTGACGGCGCTATATAGATCTCCATCATCgagagaagatgaatttgtTGTACATCTTGAACATTACTTGAAACAAGTAAACAATATTAGTTCCGATTATCACGTTATTATTGGCGATATGAATATAGATACTAATAAGGAAAATGAACTGGTTTCGTGTTATCTGAACACAATGAGCGAGCATGGCTATTTCTCTATGGTCAACGAAAATACTAGAGAACAGGGCGAGTCAAGATCATGCATCGAccatatatttttgagaatgaaaaatttacacAGACATGATGAATGTTTTTCTGGAGTCTTCGATACGAGCATAACTGATCATAAGAGTACTATGTTGGG is drawn from Harmonia axyridis chromosome 7, icHarAxyr1.1, whole genome shotgun sequence and contains these coding sequences:
- the LOC123685350 gene encoding speckle targeted PIP5K1A-regulated poly(A) polymerase-like, which gives rise to MNFSFLSGVENDQLIKNYLSVDNKLRSVMLVIKYWAQLHELTCKERGLSKYSLTMIFIFYLQHEHSFPSVYELQENTVPTNPTIIWNMNFAHIEETSDKIKEIHSKSMFSLLFGFFSYYEDFLYDWSLVSR
- the LOC123685181 gene encoding cystathionine beta-synthase-like, whose translation is MFYVLNALGAEVVRTPISASSDSPEGLFGVTNRLKNEIPNSIILDQYSNPGNPLAHYDTTAEEILDQCDGKIDMIVLGTGTGGTMTGIGRKIKEKSPNTIVVGVDPEGSILALPEEVNKTETDFYEVEGIGYDFIPTVLDRNVVDEWVKINDQESLPMARRLIKEEGLLSGGSSGAVVAGALKAAKNLKKNQRVVVLLPDSIRNYITKFVSDHWMESKNLQEPVNTQNHSWWDTAVTEITMQPLTTAKQCIQCFKVLKMMKLSGIDQIPIVDNDGSLVGVVTMQNLLNKLIAKKITASDEISTIVETIFSKISSSGTLGVVSRTLERESFVVVVDKNEALGIITAVDLLQFVATEEGCRRKAEEESE